One window of the Emticicia oligotrophica DSM 17448 genome contains the following:
- a CDS encoding NRDE family protein, which translates to MCTVSYVPLENGFMLTSSRDEKAHRPTAIPQVYELNNENLIFPKDLQSGGTWIALAPTEKRMACLLNGAFENHQKKDQYRMSRGKVLLENFKYPNAEIFNAFQTFEDIEPFTLLLLEIDQFLKFSELRWDGTQKYFSRINIQKPKIWSSATLYDRTIREEREAKFENWLAHNNWKDIENFHAQKHGLSTQNDIIMKREEGLQTLSISQIHYQQSNFTFNYSDLVEQKTYSINA; encoded by the coding sequence ATGTGTACAGTAAGTTATGTTCCGCTTGAAAATGGCTTTATGCTCACTTCAAGCCGAGATGAAAAAGCCCATCGCCCAACGGCTATTCCGCAGGTATATGAATTGAATAATGAAAATTTGATATTTCCGAAAGATTTACAATCGGGTGGAACATGGATTGCCCTTGCCCCAACAGAAAAAAGAATGGCATGTTTGCTCAATGGGGCTTTTGAAAATCATCAAAAAAAAGACCAATATCGAATGAGTCGGGGGAAAGTTTTGTTGGAAAATTTTAAATATCCAAACGCTGAAATATTCAATGCGTTTCAAACTTTTGAAGACATTGAACCTTTTACCTTGCTACTTTTAGAAATTGACCAATTCTTGAAATTTTCAGAATTGAGATGGGACGGAACACAAAAATATTTTTCGAGAATTAACATTCAAAAACCTAAAATTTGGTCGTCGGCAACGCTTTATGACAGAACTATTAGAGAAGAGCGAGAAGCCAAGTTTGAAAATTGGCTTGCCCATAATAATTGGAAAGATATAGAAAACTTTCACGCTCAAAAACATGGACTCAGCACACAAAACGATATAATTATGAAGCGAGAAGAAGGTTTGCAGACTTTGAGCATTTCTCAAATTCATTATCAACAGAGCAATTTTACATTTAATTATTCTGATTTAGTCGAACAAAAAACATACAGTATCAATGCTTAA
- a CDS encoding DUF6695 family protein: MLNRKKTGFIIPLAWPETYCKQAGAWYDGLMNTLGFAKDHYYKVGHAALVLIDGSNGTCHYFDFGRYHAPFGHGRVRNAETDHDLNIPIKAQINENQILNFNKIIDFLENNEACHGTGSIKATYCEIDFENAMQKALQLQEQSPIIYGPFVWHGTNCSRFVRSVALAGKPSFQNWLRLFFPLTVSPTPYWNVKAVVFPKKKTQYLENVYYGEYRKVKNYPC; the protein is encoded by the coding sequence ATGCTTAATCGAAAAAAAACAGGTTTTATCATTCCATTAGCATGGCCTGAAACCTATTGCAAGCAAGCTGGAGCATGGTATGACGGTCTTATGAATACATTGGGTTTTGCCAAAGACCATTATTACAAAGTAGGTCATGCAGCATTGGTTTTGATTGATGGAAGTAACGGAACCTGCCATTATTTTGATTTTGGTAGATACCACGCCCCATTTGGGCATGGCAGGGTAAGAAATGCAGAAACAGACCACGACCTAAATATACCCATCAAGGCACAAATAAATGAAAATCAAATACTCAATTTCAATAAAATTATTGACTTTTTAGAAAATAACGAGGCTTGTCATGGCACAGGAAGCATTAAAGCGACTTATTGTGAAATTGACTTTGAAAACGCCATGCAAAAAGCACTACAACTTCAAGAGCAAAGTCCAATTATTTATGGTCCTTTTGTTTGGCATGGAACTAATTGTTCAAGATTTGTGAGAAGTGTAGCATTAGCGGGTAAACCTTCGTTTCAAAATTGGTTGAGATTATTTTTTCCGTTAACCGTTAGTCCAACACCTTATTGGAACGTAAAGGCAGTGGTTTTTCCAAAGAAAAAAACTCAGTATTTAGAAAACGTATATTATGGAGAGTACAGAAAAGTTAAAAACTACCCTTGCTAA
- a CDS encoding DUF6695 family protein has product MAKWLSGEGAGSWFVFEFNENECIIERFNSDGKLECTGSFVCQQDNFDYSKPFEITYLSHCQQVSIIQEGEKKIFLRIK; this is encoded by the coding sequence ATGGCAAAATGGCTTTCGGGTGAAGGAGCAGGTTCTTGGTTTGTTTTTGAATTTAATGAAAACGAGTGCATCATCGAGCGTTTTAATTCTGATGGCAAATTAGAATGTACAGGAAGTTTTGTTTGCCAGCAAGATAATTTCGACTATTCAAAACCATTTGAAATTACCTATTTAAGCCATTGTCAGCAGGTTAGTATTATTCAAGAGGGCGAAAAAAAAATATTTTTGAGAATAAAATAA
- a CDS encoding OB-fold protein — MMKNKFFKVGVWLALVGVTVAVGVGLYMFNMPHRDVVAQKADYSFQASDIVNEYLADAAKANQKYLDAEGESKILSIRGNVAKIEEDLEGNKVVLLKNEGEKAGVSCTFTKETNAKANSLKVGETTTIKGVIRSGATFDKDLDMYENVVVEKCDIVLE; from the coding sequence ATGATGAAGAATAAGTTTTTCAAGGTTGGCGTATGGCTGGCTCTTGTAGGGGTAACTGTTGCCGTTGGTGTAGGTCTTTATATGTTTAATATGCCTCATAGAGATGTTGTAGCTCAAAAAGCAGATTATAGTTTTCAAGCGAGCGATATTGTAAATGAATATTTAGCAGATGCAGCAAAAGCCAATCAAAAATATTTAGATGCCGAAGGCGAATCTAAAATTCTCTCGATAAGAGGCAATGTTGCCAAAATTGAAGAAGATTTAGAAGGCAATAAAGTTGTTTTATTGAAAAATGAAGGTGAGAAAGCAGGGGTAAGTTGCACTTTCACGAAAGAAACAAATGCCAAAGCAAATTCATTGAAAGTTGGCGAAACTACCACTATCAAAGGAGTTATTCGCTCAGGGGCAACCTTCGACAAAGATTTAGACATGTACGAAAATGTAGTCGTAGAAAAATGTGATATAGTATTAGAATAA
- a CDS encoding YceI family protein, whose translation MKRIINLTFVALTIISMSSFILAGKLVSNKTHIKFFSHTPAEDIEANNYKAVSTIEPSTGDVVFSVPMQSFEFEKALMQKHYNSDKFLDTKQFPKAKLVGKITNLSDIHFDKDGTYNANIKGELTIKDKTNPIDEKGTVIVKGGVISVNSKFNITLAQYGVSFEKGKPSTNIGKSVEVTVHAEYAAE comes from the coding sequence ATGAAAAGAATCATCAATTTGACATTCGTTGCCCTTACAATTATTTCAATGTCATCATTTATCCTTGCAGGTAAATTGGTAAGTAACAAAACTCATATCAAGTTTTTCTCGCATACGCCAGCCGAAGATATTGAAGCAAACAATTACAAAGCAGTAAGTACGATTGAGCCTTCTACGGGCGATGTAGTGTTTTCAGTTCCGATGCAAAGTTTTGAATTTGAAAAGGCTCTTATGCAAAAACACTATAATAGCGATAAATTTCTTGACACAAAACAGTTTCCAAAAGCCAAGTTAGTAGGGAAAATCACCAATTTAAGCGATATTCATTTCGATAAAGATGGTACTTACAACGCTAATATCAAAGGAGAACTGACTATCAAAGACAAGACAAATCCTATTGACGAAAAAGGAACAGTTATCGTAAAAGGAGGGGTGATTAGTGTAAATAGTAAATTTAATATTACATTAGCTCAATATGGTGTTTCATTTGAAAAAGGAAAGCCTTCTACCAATATTGGAAAAAGTGTTGAAGTAACAGTTCATGCAGAGTATGCTGCTGAATAA